The proteins below come from a single Gammaproteobacteria bacterium genomic window:
- a CDS encoding isopenicillin N synthase family oxygenase, protein MNPSLPIVDIRSGTSPIDDPSVAQQLDMALQKHGFCYISGHNIATDNIETIFDATHRFHALPEPAKQSIKINPFHRGYIGFNTSTAVTSSVEKPIRPNYSESFMAMQPVFPDHARWGTAIFGPNQWPKPLMPAFKTEVENYYDAMEYLALELVQRLAVALGQDQLIFDQAFDDPTVFLRLLHYPAVADSTAADGYGSAPHTDHGFLTLVSQDLTGGLEVLTRDNQWIPAVPIPDTFVLNVADMLSYWSGGRWPSTPHRVSLSPKERYSVAFFFDPTFETQVRPFPSLTRSGGNDSPVHYGNYLMHRFNNNYDYRSTH, encoded by the coding sequence TTGAATCCTTCGCTACCAATTGTCGACATTCGTTCTGGAACATCACCTATCGACGACCCAAGTGTCGCCCAACAACTGGATATGGCCCTTCAAAAACACGGCTTTTGCTACATCTCAGGTCATAACATAGCGACCGACAATATTGAAACGATATTCGACGCAACCCATCGCTTTCACGCGCTTCCAGAACCAGCCAAACAAAGCATCAAAATCAACCCATTTCACCGTGGCTACATTGGCTTCAACACCAGCACAGCTGTCACTTCTTCTGTTGAAAAACCAATCCGACCCAACTATTCCGAATCCTTTATGGCCATGCAGCCAGTCTTTCCTGATCACGCCCGATGGGGGACCGCGATTTTTGGGCCGAACCAATGGCCCAAACCTTTAATGCCAGCATTCAAAACCGAAGTCGAAAACTATTATGACGCAATGGAATACCTCGCTCTTGAGTTGGTCCAAAGACTTGCAGTGGCGCTAGGACAAGATCAACTTATTTTCGATCAAGCATTCGATGATCCAACGGTCTTTCTAAGATTACTTCACTATCCTGCTGTAGCCGATTCAACGGCTGCGGACGGGTACGGTTCGGCACCACACACGGACCATGGATTTCTAACCCTCGTCTCTCAGGACCTTACCGGGGGACTGGAAGTACTCACCAGGGATAATCAATGGATACCAGCTGTACCGATTCCTGACACCTTTGTACTCAATGTTGCAGATATGCTGTCGTACTGGTCTGGTGGTCGTTGGCCTTCAACTCCTCATCGGGTTTCATTGAGCCCCAAGGAACGCTACTCGGTAGCATTCTTTTTCGATCCTACCTTTGAGACACAAGTGCGGCCATTTCCGTCGCTCACCCGATCGGGCGGCAATGATTCGCCGGTTCATTACGGTAACTACCTTATGCATCGATTCAATAACAACTACGACTACCGTTCCACACACTAA
- a CDS encoding beta-lactamase family protein produces MTAENYLPPAADSWLRCQPASIGINAAGLHHAVEFACQHESDWLYDLSEQKAIASSEPPPWNEILGPLKPRGGPAGLIVRHGQIVASWGDIERVDPTFSATKSYIGLCAAIAYRDGLIRNFDDLAGDYDSLKEFSSDHNNAITWRHLLQQTSEWEGTLWSKPDQVDRNRQVGPDANHSQKGQPRQLMEPGGYWEYNDVRVNLVALCLTRLFETSLSDVLRKNIMDPIDASHSWEWHGYRNSYIEIKGRLVQSVSGGAHWGGGLWISSLDHARMGLLISRHGRWGDVEILPEHCLGPLFAPCPLNLNYGFLWWLNSNRSLYAGAGESSVFAYGAGANYVWIDPDYDLVVVVRWIDAGSMNDFTALVMDSIVHP; encoded by the coding sequence TTGACCGCCGAGAACTATCTGCCACCCGCCGCTGACAGTTGGTTACGCTGCCAGCCGGCGTCGATCGGTATAAATGCGGCAGGTCTTCACCATGCGGTTGAATTCGCCTGCCAGCATGAATCCGATTGGCTGTACGATCTATCAGAACAAAAAGCGATTGCGAGTTCAGAGCCTCCACCCTGGAATGAGATCTTGGGTCCACTCAAGCCGCGCGGAGGACCCGCAGGCTTGATTGTTAGACATGGACAAATAGTAGCGTCGTGGGGAGATATCGAGCGGGTAGACCCGACTTTCAGTGCGACGAAAAGTTATATAGGCCTTTGCGCTGCGATTGCATATCGAGATGGTCTTATCAGAAATTTTGACGATCTGGCAGGCGACTACGATTCGTTGAAAGAGTTTTCTTCGGATCACAATAATGCAATCACCTGGCGTCACCTCCTACAGCAGACAAGTGAATGGGAAGGTACCTTGTGGTCAAAGCCGGATCAGGTAGATCGGAATCGACAAGTCGGACCGGATGCGAACCACAGTCAAAAGGGGCAGCCTCGTCAGTTGATGGAACCAGGCGGTTACTGGGAATACAACGATGTTCGGGTAAATTTAGTTGCGTTGTGCCTAACCCGATTGTTTGAAACGTCGCTCTCAGATGTTTTGCGCAAAAACATCATGGATCCTATTGATGCAAGTCACAGTTGGGAGTGGCACGGATACAGGAATTCCTACATCGAAATTAAGGGTCGATTAGTGCAGAGTGTTTCAGGTGGTGCCCATTGGGGTGGGGGTCTATGGATCAGCTCTTTAGATCATGCCCGCATGGGTCTGTTGATCAGCCGACATGGTCGTTGGGGTGATGTGGAGATTCTGCCCGAGCATTGCTTAGGCCCTCTATTTGCGCCGTGTCCACTGAATCTAAACTATGGTTTTCTCTGGTGGTTGAACTCCAACCGGAGCTTGTACGCAGGTGCGGGCGAGTCAAGTGTATTCGCGTATGGCGCTGGCGCAAATTATGTCTGGATCGATCCTGATTATGATCTCGTGGTCGTAGTACGTTGGATCGACGCTGGATCGATGAACGACTTTACAGCGTTGGTGATGGATTCGATCGTACACCCATAA
- a CDS encoding pyridoxal-phosphate dependent enzyme, which produces MKVTLTTLHDIEAARDALPSVVRRTPVLPLAPEPRDIGHEKLFLKAECLQVTGAYKVRAAFNVIRSLSELERKRGIVLASSGNFAQAFAFAGAQLGVSVVVVMLDQTSTYKVSATQELGAEVVFCGRDALNRQPTVEAIASDRDMTSIDTWEYPPVVAGHGSIGLEVIEDAPGVEQILVPVSSGGVAAGIATAVKLSSPRVRIIGVQPEGANAYFLSRKAGEPVTLSHWDTIADGLSARFPGAYPFHHLQEYLDDVVLVSEKDIAASFRSLLYRGKLLVEPAGAVAPAAFLSGKVDQDRTTVAAVTGGNVTAEIVQTLLSL; this is translated from the coding sequence ATGAAAGTAACTTTGACAACTTTGCATGATATTGAGGCGGCACGGGATGCGTTGCCTTCTGTTGTTCGAAGAACGCCAGTATTACCGCTGGCACCTGAGCCACGTGATATTGGCCATGAAAAACTGTTCCTCAAAGCCGAATGTCTTCAGGTGACCGGTGCATATAAAGTTCGTGCTGCTTTCAATGTGATTAGGTCTCTCAGCGAATTGGAACGGAAGCGGGGTATCGTACTCGCTTCTTCGGGCAATTTCGCGCAAGCCTTCGCATTTGCGGGTGCCCAGCTGGGCGTGTCCGTGGTCGTGGTGATGCTCGACCAGACCAGCACTTATAAAGTATCAGCCACTCAAGAACTCGGTGCTGAAGTTGTTTTCTGTGGCCGGGACGCACTGAATCGGCAGCCAACAGTCGAGGCTATCGCTAGCGATCGAGATATGACCTCAATAGATACATGGGAGTACCCGCCAGTAGTCGCGGGTCACGGCAGCATAGGCCTCGAAGTAATTGAGGATGCCCCGGGAGTAGAACAAATACTCGTGCCGGTCTCGAGCGGCGGTGTAGCTGCCGGAATTGCGACAGCGGTGAAACTGAGCTCACCACGCGTCAGGATTATTGGTGTTCAGCCTGAAGGTGCAAATGCGTACTTTTTGTCGAGGAAAGCTGGCGAACCTGTAACGCTTAGTCACTGGGATACCATTGCGGATGGGTTGTCCGCCCGGTTTCCAGGTGCGTATCCATTCCATCATCTTCAGGAATATTTAGATGATGTGGTTCTGGTTTCGGAAAAAGATATAGCTGCATCATTTAGGTCGTTACTTTATCGGGGAAAGCTTTTGGTAGAACCTGCTGGCGCTGTTGCGCCTGCCGCTTTTCTTTCCGGCAAAGTTGATCAGGATCGCACTACAGTCGCCGCTGTAACCGGGGGTAATGTGACTGCAGAAATAGTACAGACTCTGCTGAGCCTTTAA
- a CDS encoding VOC family protein translates to MKGYITVGTNDLTRSAAFYEALFEELGFSRQREYPGKAVYFGTEDDVQLVVITPADGRPATAGNGTMVALNVDSQEQVQRLHARAIDLGASDEGAPGPRGSDTFYGAYFRDPDGNKIAFYLR, encoded by the coding sequence ATGAAGGGATACATAACAGTTGGCACCAATGATCTGACACGCTCGGCAGCATTCTATGAAGCTTTGTTTGAGGAACTCGGTTTTTCCCGACAACGTGAATACCCCGGAAAGGCTGTCTACTTTGGCACCGAGGATGATGTTCAGTTGGTAGTAATTACGCCGGCTGACGGCCGACCCGCCACGGCGGGTAATGGCACGATGGTTGCATTGAATGTCGACAGTCAGGAACAAGTCCAGCGACTGCATGCTCGTGCTATTGATCTAGGCGCAAGCGATGAAGGCGCGCCAGGGCCGAGAGGCAGCGACACATTTTATGGTGCTTATTTCCGCGACCCGGACGGCAACAAGATTGCCTTCTATCTGCGTTGA